In Gracilinanus agilis isolate LMUSP501 chromosome 1, AgileGrace, whole genome shotgun sequence, the sequence gaccccatttggggttttcttggggtTTACCATTtcccctccagctcattttacagatgaggaaactgaggcaaagaagatgaagtgacttgcctaggatcacaccgtttctgagaccagatttgaactcaagaagaggagtttcaggctttctatccacttagccgctgagccacctagctgcccctgtaaagGGCTTAGGAAAGGGCCTTTTTTCCCTcagcctctgtttctctctttctaaaaTGAGGCAAGGAAAGGGAGTTAGACTTAATGATCTAAAAACTACCTAATATTcaagctgaaaggaaccttagagatgatctagtctaaCATCCTCCCCCCAACACTCACCCACCTACTCAGTTTACAGAAATGAAGCCCTGGGAAGGAAAAGGCCTTGGTCCAAAATCTTGCAATGACTGAGCCAAGACCTCCTCTGATCCCAGGCATAGGGCTCTTTCCTCTGCACCAAGCTGCTGGCTCTCTGAGATTATCATCTAgaaaaataactgatatttatatatcgATAGAAAGTTTTCACAATTCTTTGCACAGATGACATCATTGGTCTCGGGATATGACACTCCTTTTCCCACAAAGAAGACTTTAGGCTCTTTGGGAAGTGGGAGCTAGTCATTCTAGAAGGGAGCCCCAATGTACCTTTATGGAGGATCTTGGGACATAACTCAGTTTTCTGGGAGGCATCTGGGATCTCCCTAGGCTAATGGGGTAGGGGCTTAAGATTAGAGGGAGCCAGAAATAGGAAGTTAAGAAGCCAAGGACCTGCCCCAAGAGAATGGGCATCTTTCTCTCCCAGCCCCAATGGGTCCTGGTGAAGGGGAAAAGGGTTCAGTCCATGGTTCATTAATagtggagggagaaagtgttAGGAAGCTTCCCTTGCTCTTGGAGGTGATGGTAGGGGTTTCCCCCCAATTCAGTCTGGCGGTGGTGGTGGGAATGAGCTACTCCAGCAATGATGTCAAGATGGACTAGGCTAGACTAGCCCCCCTAGGAACAAACTAGATGAGAGAGCTCGGAGAATCAGTGGTGCTTTGGGAGACATTTCTCTAGGATGAGATATAGAACTAAATTCTATAAATGTGAGCCTGGCGGGACCTATAAATATGGGGAGGGAAGAATCACAAGCTGCCCTGGTTAGTTCTGACCCAACCTTTGGTTTGGGATGATCTCATGGAACtgaagggaaggcaggaaaggaCATCTCCCGTGCCTTGTGATCATGATGACTCTTCCTTGCCTTTCAGTATTACGAAATGTCCTATGGCCTCAACCTGGAAATGCACAAGCAGGTGAGGAGGGGAGCAAGTAGGCTGTGGATTTCAGGATCCCAGCCATAGAGCCAGAGAAAGCACAAGGAAGAGACCTTGAACTATGGATGGGATTGGGGTTGGAGCTAAGTGGCTTACTTTCAGCAGACCTGGGTCCCATTTCCAATTGATgtatgacctcgggcaagtccCTTTCCCACTCTTGGTTTCAGTTTCCCccagatatagctcgagagcATAGAAGGCAGACTATTGGCACTAGAAGGGGTCTTGGAAGACAATAGGACATCGAGGAAAGGAAGGTGTCTTGGCAATGAGGACTGGCCTCTGTCATAACATCCCTGTGTGGCCCTGAACAGGTCACATCATCTCTTACCCCTCTCTCCAGCCGCTCAGGCAATTTCACAAGACTATAAGTTGTAGAGGATGTCTCCTCGCTAAGAGCTCCTTGCCACAGTGAAGTCACAGTTCTggccttatttttttcatttgtatttttaaagggTCCTTAGAGCGTAGTCCCTCAGAGCTAGATGTCACCTTAGAGATTGTCTGGTCCAGTTCTTTCATTTCACACGTGGAGAAATTGAGAGCTGGCTCTTCGCCAAAGGTCACAGTGAGTCTGATGATCTCGAAGGCCCTTTCCAGGCCCGACATTCTCTAAAAGTAGACCATGCCCTGCCCAGCCTCATTCTCTGCTCCTGCCTTTGCTCCCTCTCCCccacaatcccccccccccccacctcctgtCCTCCTTCTCGTGGCTGCCTGCTTTGTTCCGGCAGTAATTTGCTGTCACTCTTCAGATTCATCAATCCCGTCATCGCGGGGCTGCCTGCCAGAGAAATTAGTTTGGAGCGGAGCCCGATGAAGTGGTGAATCCAACAGCCATATTTCTCCAGCTGGAGAGGCCTCCCTCCCAGTTTGCTCCTTTTATGATCGTGGGagtgagacacacacacacacacacacacacacacacacacacacacacacacacaggcacagaCAGATAGGTTCAAGGGCATAAATACATACCTACGCCCACCACCAACCCTCACACACACATCCACGCAGCTCCCCTGGGCGCCTTCAGCCCTGGCCCTTCTCTGGAAAAAGccaattcctttcttcctcttgaaTTGGGGGCTGGCCTTCTTCATCTTCTCTTCACTACTGAAGGCTGGGCAGTGGCAGCCATCTCCTTTTACAGTTCAGGAAGCCGAGGTCCAGAGAGGGAAAGCGATAGAGAGGAAGGGGCAGAGCTGGGGCTCAGACCCAGGTCTCCTAACTGGGATGGAGAAGACATggcttcttctccttttttgttggggttttttttccccctgcatCTAGCTTTCCTTGTAAGGGATTGCTGGGGGCCTGGGAGACACTGCCTTCCTCCCCATGCCTCCAGTCTAACCCTgttctgtgtctgtttctctgcCAGGCAGAGATTGTGAAAAGACTCAGCACCATCTGTGCCAAGATCATCCCCTTTGTGAAGCAGGAGGTGAGCATGCTTGGGGCTTCTGGAGAGGGAAGGGCAGGGAAGAGaggatcaaaggatcatagatcttaacagctgggagggaccttagaagccatcgaGGCCAGtgacttcattttgtagatgagtaaactgagtttcagagagatCTCATTGGTCCAAGGTTCTACAATCCCTACATGccagaggagagatttgaacccagaccttcttgattccaagttcagtgttgTATCTACATTTTTTCTGTTTCAGGTTTCTGGGGTGCTGGACTATGGGAGGAGGGAGACTGCCAAGGGACAGGAACTTTTATCCCCGATACAATTCCACAATTCTGTaaacattaagcatctacttgGTTTGCTGCTGGATTAGGGTATCCTGAATTCATCTGTCTAGTTTGAGGGAGGAGGGGATTCAGGCTGGAGGGTCCTTAAAGGCCTCCAattccaacccactcattttacagatgagattctaagctctttgagggcagagactgtctttcatctcttttttgtATAACCTAGCGCTTAGTCCagtcctggcacagagtaggtacttaataaatgttgtttgacTCGTTGAAGAGTAaattgaggggggcagctgggtagctcagtggattgagagccaagtctagagatgggaggtccaaggttcaaatctgacctcagacacttcctagctgtgtgaccctgggcaagtcacttgacaccccattgcctagcccttactactcttctgccttggagccaatacacagtattgactctaagacggaaggtaagggttttaaaaaaattaaaattaaaaaaattttttaaaaaagagtaaactgaggaccagagagactATCAGCCTGAGGTTCTACAGAcagtaagtggcaaagctaggATCCACAGAGACACCCGGGCCCTGTAAATTCAGGGCCAGCTATTTCCATTACACCATATCTCTGGGGAATCTGCCACTGATGGCTGGCTATGACCTTAGGCAGGTATCTTCTGTGGAATATAGCCAGCATTTGGCTTTTGTGTTAGATCTGAGAGAATGCAGGTAggtggaaagagaggaaggagagcagGGACTCTGTCTCTGGTAAAGACCCATCTATTCCATCTCCCCCACCTTCTCCCACTTTCTCTCACCTCAATGGGCTTCCTATCCCAAGCACCAGCAGCAAGTTCTTCAGGCTGTGGAGAGAGCCAAGCAAGTGACCACAGCAGAGCTCAACAGCATCATCGGGGTGAGTCAGCATCCATCAGGCTGGGGCTTTGTCCAGAGCTTGGAGCCAAGTCAAGATGTTTTATACTTGGTTAGGTCACACTTGGGATGCTTTCGCATCCCTCTGTTCCCTACCCTAAATGAGACTTGCTGTAGACCTCCCTctccctgagccttagttttccctTCTGTGAAATGGGGCCACAAACTTCCTTGGGGCTGTCATCCCCCTTCCCAACCTGGACCCTTCTCCAATCTAGCAGCAGCAGTTACAGCACCTGTCACACCACATTCCAGCTGTACCCCTGACCACCCACCCTGCAGCAGGGCTGCTAGCCCTGTCTGGAGCCCTGGCCACCCAGGCCCCGCTGGCAGCTGCTACCACTACCACTGATAGTACTACCAAGGAGGATCAGAGGATCCCAAGCACTGGGGAACTTTCAGGTAAATGGCTTAttctgaggctgagagagaaggGTGGAGGGGATGAGGAAAGAGGGCTATTAGGTTAGGAAGGGACATTGGGAAGGGGCAGGAAAAGGCTCTTCTGGGACAGTGGGGTAGGGAAGGATGACATAAAAATAGTGGGGAAAAAACATGTTGgaatgggaagaaaaggaagccATCTTCACTCAATTCCTTTTCtgactctgctctctctctctctctctctctctctctctctctctctctctgtctctcttcctctctctctctgtctctgtttctctctttctctgtctctccctctcactATCCCTCCctatctcattctctctctctttctctttctctgtctctctctgtcttttctgtgtctctccctctcactATCCCTCCCTATCTCATTNNNNNNNNNNNNNNNNNNNNNNNNNNNNNNNNNNNNNNNNNNNNNNNNNNNNNNNNNNNNNNNNNNNNNNNNNNNNNNNNNNNNNNNNNNNNNNNNNNNNNNNNNNNNNNNNNNNNNNNNNNNNNNNNNNNNNNNNNNNNNNNNNNNNNNNNNNNNNNNNNNNNNNNNNNNNNNNNNNNNNNNNNNNNNNNNNNNNNNNNNNNNNNNNNNNNNNNNNNNNNNNNNNNNNNNNNNNNNNNNNNNNNNNNNNNNNNNNNNNNNNNNNNNNNNNNNNNNNNNNNNNNNNNNNNNNNNNNNNNNNNNNNNNNNNNNNNNNNNNNNNNNNNNNNNNNNNNNNNNNNNNNNNNNNNNNNNNNNNNNNNNNNNNNNNNNNNNNNNNNNNNNNNNNNNNNNNNNNNNNNNNNNNNNNNNNNNNNNNNNNNNNNNNNNNNNNNNNNNNNNNNNNNNNNNNNNNNNNNNNNNNNNNNNNNNNNNNNNNNNNNNNNNNNNNNNNNNNNNNNN encodes:
- the LOC123232267 gene encoding TLE family member 5-like, with the protein product MKEEFQFLQAQYHSLKLECEKLASEKTEMQRHYVMYYEMSYGLNLEMHKQAEIVKRLSTICAKIIPFVKQEVSGVLDYGRRETAKGQELLSPIQFHNSVNIKHLLGLLLD